The Enterococcus rotai genome includes a window with the following:
- a CDS encoding PTS fructose transporter subunit IIABC, protein MNIKDLLVKDVMIMDLQATDKKGAIDEMVQKMYDGGRISDIETYKEGILAREAQTSTGLGDGIAMPHAKNSAVKEATVLFAKSNKGVDYEALDGQPTYLFFMIAAPEGANDTHLQALAALSRLLIDPDFVAQLKETKTPEAVQNLFQSAEEAKEAEEKQEQQEQNVNTDDSARKFVVAVTACPTGIAHTYMAEDALKKKAKEMGIEIKVETNGSEGIKNRLTAEDIARADGVIVAADKKVEMNRFDGKELVNRPVSDGIRKTEELITIATNGSAPIFHSSESDSSEEDDSAEGSIGSRIYKDLMNGVSHMLPFVIGGGIAIALSFMIDQFIGVPQDQLSMLGNYNEAASWFNQIGGAAFGFMLPVLAGFIASSIADRPGLVAGFAAGALANTGGAGFLGALVGGFLAGYVIIFLKKVFKGLPKSLDGIKTILFYPVFGLLITGGLMLLINIPMKVINDGLNNFLLGLDGTNAALLGALLGGMMAIDLGGPINKAAYVFGTASIAATVTEGGSIIMASVMAGGMVPPLAIFIATLIFKNKFTKDQKDAGLTNLVMGLSFVTEGAIPFAAADPLRTIPSFVVGSALAGGLVGGFGIRLLAPHGGIFVALLLSHPLLYLVFIAIGAVVSALVLGIVKKPVPQ, encoded by the coding sequence ATGAACATTAAAGACTTATTAGTCAAAGACGTAATGATCATGGATTTGCAAGCGACTGATAAAAAAGGCGCAATCGATGAAATGGTTCAAAAAATGTACGATGGCGGACGTATTTCAGATATTGAAACGTATAAAGAAGGCATTTTAGCTAGAGAAGCGCAGACTTCAACGGGTCTTGGTGACGGAATCGCCATGCCACATGCTAAAAATAGTGCGGTTAAAGAAGCAACTGTCCTATTTGCCAAAAGTAATAAAGGGGTAGATTATGAAGCGTTAGATGGTCAGCCAACTTATTTATTCTTTATGATTGCAGCTCCAGAAGGCGCTAACGACACTCATCTTCAAGCCTTAGCTGCTTTGTCTCGATTATTGATCGATCCAGATTTTGTCGCACAATTAAAAGAAACGAAAACCCCTGAAGCAGTCCAAAACTTGTTTCAATCAGCCGAGGAAGCAAAAGAAGCTGAAGAAAAACAAGAACAGCAAGAACAAAACGTAAACACAGATGATTCAGCTCGTAAATTTGTTGTAGCAGTTACGGCTTGTCCAACTGGAATTGCGCATACGTATATGGCTGAAGATGCCTTGAAGAAAAAAGCCAAAGAAATGGGTATTGAGATCAAAGTTGAAACAAATGGTTCTGAAGGAATCAAAAACCGTTTAACAGCTGAAGACATTGCCCGAGCTGATGGTGTGATCGTTGCAGCCGATAAAAAAGTAGAAATGAATCGCTTTGATGGTAAAGAACTTGTCAATCGTCCGGTGAGCGACGGTATTCGTAAAACAGAAGAACTGATCACGATCGCAACAAACGGTTCAGCACCTATTTTCCATAGTTCTGAATCTGATTCTAGCGAAGAAGATGACTCAGCAGAGGGTTCGATTGGTTCTAGAATTTATAAAGACTTGATGAACGGTGTCTCACATATGCTTCCCTTTGTGATTGGTGGCGGAATTGCGATTGCACTCTCATTTATGATCGATCAATTTATTGGTGTTCCTCAAGATCAACTAAGCATGCTTGGGAATTATAATGAAGCAGCTTCTTGGTTTAACCAAATCGGTGGTGCTGCTTTTGGCTTTATGTTACCAGTCTTAGCTGGATTTATTGCTTCAAGTATTGCTGATAGACCAGGACTTGTGGCTGGTTTTGCTGCTGGTGCTTTAGCCAATACTGGTGGAGCTGGTTTCTTAGGTGCTTTAGTCGGTGGTTTCCTAGCAGGTTATGTCATTATTTTCTTGAAAAAAGTATTCAAAGGATTGCCTAAGTCACTAGACGGCATCAAAACGATTTTATTTTATCCAGTCTTTGGTTTGTTAATCACTGGTGGTCTGATGCTTTTGATCAATATTCCAATGAAAGTCATCAATGATGGATTGAATAATTTCTTATTAGGTTTAGATGGTACAAACGCAGCACTTTTAGGGGCATTACTTGGTGGTATGATGGCCATTGACTTAGGTGGTCCGATCAATAAAGCGGCTTACGTATTCGGTACTGCTTCAATCGCTGCAACTGTTACAGAAGGCGGCAGTATTATTATGGCTTCTGTTATGGCCGGTGGTATGGTTCCTCCATTAGCTATTTTCATTGCAACATTGATCTTTAAAAATAAATTTACGAAAGACCAAAAAGATGCAGGATTAACAAACTTGGTGATGGGCTTGTCATTCGTTACTGAAGGAGCAATTCCTTTTGCAGCCGCTGATCCTTTACGGACGATTCCAAGTTTTGTTGTTGGATCAGCCTTAGCTGGCGGGTTAGTTGGTGGATTCGGTATCCGCTTATTAGCTCCTCATGGTGGTATCTTCGTAGCACTTTTATTGAGTCACCCACTTTTATATTTAGTCTTTATCGCAATTGGCGCAGTTGTCTCTGCCCTTGTTTTAGGTATCGTGAAAAAACCAGTTCCACAATAA
- a CDS encoding SDR family NAD(P)-dependent oxidoreductase, with amino-acid sequence MNRLSGKVMLITDGPSSLGAATAKLAAKEGAIVVCTGKYVEKMATIISTIIETGGIATAFKHDVRSVLSWRKVLAETVKKYGKIDILVNNAGISSPKIILDLSVKDWEKIQEIDLNSLTYGLKEVIPLMIKNNGGSIINVSSLQGLVGLSDSNPYVAAKDVIRSLSLDAAFEYAEHNIRVNSICPGTIETPLIETTFPTISPYYKKSVQFPYLGKSEDIANGIIYLACDEASFVTGAELVINGDRVAL; translated from the coding sequence ATGAATAGATTATCAGGTAAAGTAATGTTAATCACAGACGGCCCAAGCAGTCTCGGTGCTGCAACAGCTAAATTAGCGGCCAAAGAAGGAGCAATCGTTGTTTGTACAGGCAAATATGTGGAGAAAATGGCCACTATCATTTCTACTATCATCGAAACAGGTGGTATTGCAACCGCCTTTAAACACGATGTCCGTTCAGTCCTTAGTTGGCGTAAAGTCCTCGCCGAAACCGTAAAAAAATATGGGAAAATCGATATTTTAGTTAATAATGCCGGTATCTCTTCACCAAAAATAATTTTGGATCTATCCGTAAAAGACTGGGAAAAAATTCAAGAAATCGACTTAAATAGTCTTACATATGGTTTAAAAGAAGTGATTCCTCTTATGATAAAAAATAATGGTGGATCGATCATCAATGTTTCATCTCTTCAAGGGTTAGTCGGTCTTTCAGACAGCAATCCTTATGTTGCAGCCAAAGATGTGATCCGTTCACTATCACTTGATGCTGCATTTGAATATGCTGAGCATAATATTCGGGTAAATTCAATTTGTCCAGGTACGATCGAAACGCCTTTGATAGAAACAACCTTTCCGACTATCAGTCCATACTATAAAAAAAGTGTCCAATTCCCTTATTTAGGAAAATCAGAAGATATCGCCAATGGAATTATTTATTTAGCTTGCGATGAAGCTAGTTTCGTTACAGGGGCAGAACTTGTGATCAATGGAGATAGAGTTGCTTTATAA
- a CDS encoding MFS transporter codes for MDELKTRNRQTPYWKQIIYILTVGWIVIWIYRTVLTPIYPIISEYFGGATDAQLGHISSFYFLGYVCMQIPSGLLVDRLGKKQILIPGFLLFGLGALIVGLSQTIGIVFIGSILAGLGCGTYYGVAYSLTAEYVPVSKRSLSTAIVNSGTAIGSGLGLISSSYLVGTGILPWQALIFATIVLILMAIVMFLRYIHLEKPKKASSVSKYSEEKKQVSIKALFKPRMISAYILYFSTLYTYYLIDTWLPNFLETEKGFSGTSVGLASSLVFFTAIPGALIFSRIADGIPMKKVQLIIILEILAASVLFLTVTTTNQTILVIGIMAYGFFGKLAVEPIIISWLGESAPKGSVATMYGVFNFFGMSASVIVPSLTGKISDITGSKLYAFYLAIVIIGFGTLLFYIINRIVDQKSKQIN; via the coding sequence ATGGATGAACTCAAAACTAGAAATAGACAAACTCCTTATTGGAAACAAATTATCTATATATTAACTGTCGGTTGGATCGTCATATGGATTTATCGAACGGTATTGACCCCTATTTATCCAATCATTAGTGAATATTTTGGTGGGGCAACGGATGCGCAGCTAGGCCATATTTCAAGTTTTTATTTTCTAGGTTATGTGTGTATGCAAATTCCATCAGGACTGCTTGTAGATAGATTGGGGAAAAAACAGATCTTGATTCCTGGTTTTTTATTGTTTGGACTTGGTGCGTTGATTGTTGGGTTGTCTCAAACTATTGGGATCGTGTTTATTGGAAGTATTTTAGCGGGGCTAGGGTGTGGTACATACTATGGAGTAGCTTATTCATTGACTGCAGAATATGTACCAGTCTCTAAACGAAGCTTGTCGACTGCCATTGTCAATAGCGGAACTGCAATTGGTAGCGGTCTTGGGCTAATTTCTTCGAGTTATTTAGTTGGAACAGGAATATTGCCGTGGCAAGCCTTGATTTTTGCGACAATCGTGTTGATTCTAATGGCTATAGTCATGTTTTTACGTTATATCCATTTAGAAAAACCGAAAAAGGCATCAAGTGTTAGTAAATATTCCGAAGAGAAAAAGCAAGTTTCGATCAAGGCGTTGTTTAAACCTCGAATGATTTCAGCTTATATTTTATATTTTTCAACGTTATACACATATTATCTGATCGATACATGGTTGCCCAATTTTTTAGAAACCGAAAAAGGGTTTTCTGGAACGTCAGTGGGGTTAGCATCCTCGCTCGTATTTTTTACTGCGATACCTGGTGCGTTGATTTTTAGCCGGATTGCAGATGGAATTCCCATGAAAAAGGTACAATTGATCATCATCCTTGAAATTTTAGCTGCTAGTGTGTTGTTTCTGACTGTCACGACAACGAATCAAACGATTTTAGTAATTGGTATTATGGCATATGGTTTTTTTGGAAAGTTAGCGGTCGAACCGATCATCATTTCTTGGCTAGGAGAATCAGCACCTAAAGGCAGCGTTGCAACAATGTACGGAGTGTTTAACTTTTTTGGAATGTCCGCTTCAGTAATTGTTCCATCGTTAACTGGGAAAATTTCAGATATTACTGGCTCAAAACTCTATGCGTTTTATTTGGCAATTGTAATTATCGGCTTCGGGACACTCTTGTTTTATATAATTAATCGTATTGTGGATCAAAAAAGTAAACAGATAAATTAA